Proteins from a genomic interval of Xanthomonas sp. AM6:
- a CDS encoding NAD(P)H-dependent oxidoreductase: MKLLRIDSAITGEGSVSRKLTADVVSRFRQAHPAIEVAYRDLVAEPLDHLTLADMPPPGQSTPVLEQFLAADVVVVGAPMYNFTLPTQLKAWIDRILVAGKTFRYSETGPVGLVASKRIIIAVARGDLYSAGSPSAAAEHLETYLRTAFGFVGATPEFVIAEGMLIGPDVRAAAIANADQAVAALAT; this comes from the coding sequence TCGACAGCGCTATCACCGGTGAGGGGTCGGTCAGCCGCAAACTGACGGCCGACGTCGTCTCCCGTTTTCGCCAAGCCCATCCCGCTATTGAGGTGGCGTACCGAGACCTCGTCGCCGAGCCGCTCGACCATCTCACCTTGGCGGACATGCCTCCGCCCGGCCAGAGCACGCCCGTGCTCGAACAATTCCTGGCGGCCGACGTGGTCGTGGTCGGCGCCCCCATGTACAACTTCACCCTGCCGACCCAGCTCAAGGCTTGGATCGACCGGATCCTCGTGGCCGGGAAGACCTTCCGGTATTCCGAAACAGGCCCAGTCGGTCTCGTGGCCAGCAAGAGGATCATCATCGCAGTCGCGCGCGGTGACCTCTATAGCGCAGGTTCGCCTTCAGCAGCGGCGGAACACCTCGAAACCTATCTCCGGACCGCCTTCGGTTTCGTCGGCGCCACGCCGGAGTTCGTGATCGCCGAAGGCATGCTCATCGGACCCGATGTCCGGGCCGCCGCGATCGCGAACGCTGATCAGGCGGTCGCGGCGTTGGCCACTTAG